A portion of the Kribbella jejuensis genome contains these proteins:
- a CDS encoding Dyp-type peroxidase: MSQDVLREPAKAAIFLVVDVRPGSEDTARALLADLAGLTRAVGFRAPEDQLSCVVGIGSSLWRRLYQAPPPRDLHPFRGLSGARHTAPATHGDLLFHLRSRRLDLCFELERQVLRRLAGHVQVLDEVQGFKYFDERDLLGFVDGTENPEGRAATAAVTIGDQDPAYAGGSYVIVQKYLHDLDAWQALPVAEQERVIGRQKLSDIELTDQPANSHVAATTIVDPDGTERQIVRDNMAFGTPGAGEFGTYFIGYAATPAVIERMLQRMFVGEPPGNHDRILDFSTAVTGSLFFVPTAEFLEAPSTRGPATSPDGSLGIGSLRRSRT, encoded by the coding sequence ATGAGCCAGGACGTACTACGGGAGCCCGCGAAGGCGGCGATCTTCCTGGTGGTCGATGTACGTCCCGGTTCGGAGGACACCGCGCGGGCTCTGCTGGCGGACCTGGCCGGTCTGACCCGCGCGGTCGGCTTCCGTGCTCCGGAGGACCAGCTCAGCTGTGTCGTCGGCATCGGCTCGTCGCTGTGGCGGCGGCTGTACCAAGCCCCGCCGCCGCGTGACCTGCACCCGTTCCGCGGGCTGTCCGGTGCGCGGCACACCGCTCCGGCGACGCACGGCGACCTGCTGTTCCATCTCCGCTCCCGCCGCCTCGACCTGTGCTTCGAACTGGAACGCCAGGTGCTGCGACGGCTCGCCGGCCACGTGCAGGTGCTCGACGAGGTCCAAGGGTTCAAGTACTTCGACGAGCGCGACCTCCTCGGCTTCGTCGACGGTACGGAGAACCCGGAGGGTCGCGCGGCGACCGCTGCGGTCACGATCGGCGACCAGGATCCGGCGTACGCCGGGGGCAGCTACGTGATCGTCCAGAAGTACCTGCACGACCTGGACGCGTGGCAGGCGCTGCCGGTTGCGGAGCAGGAACGCGTGATCGGCCGGCAGAAGCTCAGCGACATCGAGTTGACCGACCAGCCGGCGAACTCGCACGTCGCCGCGACCACGATCGTCGACCCGGACGGCACCGAGCGGCAGATCGTCCGGGACAACATGGCCTTCGGCACGCCGGGCGCGGGCGAGTTCGGTACCTACTTCATCGGGTACGCCGCGACGCCCGCGGTGATCGAGCGGATGCTGCAGCGGATGTTCGTCGGCGAGCCGCCCGGCAACCACGACCGGATCCTTGACTTCTCGACCGCGGTCACGGGCAGTCTGTTCTTCGTACCGACCGCGGAGTTCCTCGAAGCACCCAGCACCCGGGGGCCGGCGACCAGTCCGGACGGCTCGCTCGGGATCGGCAGTCTGAGAAGGAGTCGTACATGA
- a CDS encoding response regulator, translating into MTTKILLADDHALVRRGVRLILDGEPDLQVVAEASDGSEAVAICRRQPIDLAILDIAMPRMTGLQAARELSTVAPDVRVLMLTMYGNEQYFFQALKAGASGYVLKSVLDRDLVEACRATMRGEPFLYPGAMTRLVRSYLDRIKRGADLPQQILTAREEEILKLVAEGNSSKEIAELLTISVKTVERHRSNILQKLGLRDRLDLTRYAIRAGLLEP; encoded by the coding sequence ATGACCACGAAGATCCTGCTGGCCGACGATCACGCGTTGGTCCGGCGCGGCGTGCGGCTGATCCTCGACGGCGAGCCGGATCTGCAGGTGGTCGCGGAGGCGTCCGACGGCAGCGAGGCGGTCGCGATCTGCCGCCGACAACCGATCGACCTCGCGATCCTCGACATCGCGATGCCGCGGATGACCGGGCTGCAGGCGGCCCGGGAGCTGTCGACGGTGGCGCCGGACGTGCGGGTGCTGATGCTGACGATGTACGGCAACGAGCAGTACTTCTTCCAGGCGCTGAAGGCCGGCGCGTCCGGGTACGTACTGAAGTCGGTGCTGGACCGGGATCTGGTCGAGGCCTGCCGGGCGACGATGCGCGGCGAGCCGTTCCTGTACCCGGGCGCGATGACGCGGCTGGTGCGCAGCTACCTGGACCGGATCAAGCGGGGCGCAGACCTGCCGCAGCAGATCCTCACCGCGCGCGAGGAGGAGATCCTCAAGCTGGTTGCCGAGGGCAACTCGTCGAAGGAGATCGCGGAGCTGCTGACGATCAGCGTGAAGACGGTCGAGCGGCACCGCTCCAACATCCTGCAGAAGCTGGGCCTGCGCGACCGGCTGGACCTGACCCGCTACGCGATCCGCGCAGGCTTGCTCGAACCGTGA
- a CDS encoding RNA polymerase sigma factor — protein sequence MTSEAGMAFPWRAVVPADEDAGVLEASVHDPERFSVVFDKYFGQVHGYVARRLGTDVADDLAAETFLIAFRQRERFDRRNGVVRAWLYGIATNLIRRHRRDEVRAWRSAARLPAPVPAAPHEDRVAAQVTAQGLSRELAAALAKLNAKDREVLLLVALGQLTYDEVAAALGIAYGTVCSRLSRARRVVRAAVANPAEDES from the coding sequence ATGACGTCCGAAGCCGGTATGGCGTTTCCCTGGCGAGCTGTCGTACCTGCTGACGAGGACGCCGGGGTCCTGGAGGCGTCGGTGCACGACCCCGAGCGGTTCTCGGTGGTCTTCGACAAGTACTTCGGCCAGGTCCACGGCTACGTCGCCCGGCGGCTCGGGACCGATGTCGCGGACGACCTGGCGGCGGAGACGTTCCTGATCGCGTTCCGGCAGCGGGAGCGGTTCGACCGGCGCAACGGCGTGGTCCGGGCGTGGCTGTACGGCATCGCCACCAATCTGATCCGCCGGCACCGGCGGGACGAAGTACGTGCGTGGCGGTCCGCCGCGAGGTTGCCGGCGCCGGTACCGGCCGCACCGCACGAGGACCGCGTCGCGGCTCAAGTGACGGCGCAAGGCCTGTCTCGCGAACTGGCTGCCGCGTTGGCGAAGCTGAACGCCAAGGACCGGGAGGTGCTCCTGCTCGTGGCGCTCGGCCAACTGACGTACGACGAGGTCGCCGCGGCGCTGGGGATCGCGTACGGGACCGTATGCTCGCGGCTGTCCCGGGCGAGACGGGTCGTCCGTGCAGCAGTCGCCAACCCGGCGGAGGACGAGTCATGA
- a CDS encoding RNA polymerase sigma factor → MNGLRVVELSDGSLWERATAGDAEAFGELYDRHAQAVYSFLYRRTGSWSDAEDLTSTVFLHAWRRRADVVLDRDSALPWLLRAADYTARNEWRAKLRYRRAVAAAHVLVSNVRDHADEVAGRIDDDQRLQQAREAMKRLPKHEREIVELCIWAGLDQQAAAVALDVPLGTVKSRLSRARKHLRELDLLTTLESPA, encoded by the coding sequence ATGAATGGCCTGCGGGTAGTCGAACTGTCGGACGGGAGTCTGTGGGAGCGGGCGACCGCCGGGGACGCGGAGGCGTTCGGGGAGTTGTACGACCGGCATGCGCAGGCCGTGTACTCGTTCCTGTACCGGCGGACCGGGTCGTGGAGTGATGCCGAGGACCTGACCTCGACGGTGTTCCTGCACGCGTGGCGCCGGCGGGCGGACGTCGTACTCGACCGCGACTCGGCCCTGCCGTGGCTGCTGCGAGCGGCTGACTACACCGCCCGCAACGAGTGGCGCGCCAAGCTCCGGTACCGCCGTGCGGTCGCGGCCGCGCACGTGCTGGTCAGCAACGTCCGCGACCACGCCGACGAAGTGGCAGGGCGGATCGACGACGACCAGCGGCTGCAGCAGGCGCGGGAGGCGATGAAACGGCTGCCGAAGCACGAGCGCGAGATCGTCGAGCTGTGCATCTGGGCCGGCCTCGACCAGCAGGCCGCGGCGGTAGCACTGGACGTACCGCTCGGCACCGTCAAGTCCCGGCTGTCCCGGGCCCGCAAGCACCTGCGTGAGCTGGACCTTCTCACCACCCTGGAGTCACCGGCATGA
- a CDS encoding CU044_5270 family protein: protein MNEFDVLRKAFPEQEPPAPEVAEAARRRLVDRPRESFARTGWLGTVITAATALVAVAGLGGALLMGRSGALPAPPATTTAPRVTTAAEVLIALAVQQEKNEKVSGKYFRVRSLQVTTGKYTRRTIIESWMPMKPGVASWFGWVDLQHPAPVVNKMSFGDVPPGYYLTGETPLSAEQIAALPTDPAVLRKTLSTPGLTGANQDYSVFSAAGRLLFEMPSPPKLRGATLRVLAALPGTRIRAGVKDPIGRTGTEISITPPRTTMLALSTTYIIDPTSGRLLSSTTHGPKTGSTVVLESGWTDAKPTPPSTHIR from the coding sequence ATGAACGAGTTCGACGTACTGCGGAAAGCGTTCCCGGAGCAGGAGCCGCCGGCACCGGAGGTGGCCGAGGCTGCCCGCCGTCGGCTCGTTGACCGACCACGTGAGTCGTTCGCGCGGACAGGCTGGCTCGGCACGGTGATCACGGCAGCCACTGCACTCGTAGCGGTGGCAGGCCTTGGCGGCGCGCTGTTGATGGGACGCAGTGGTGCTCTACCGGCACCTCCGGCCACCACTACTGCCCCTCGGGTCACGACTGCGGCCGAGGTATTGATCGCGCTCGCGGTCCAGCAGGAGAAGAACGAGAAGGTCTCCGGGAAGTACTTCCGCGTGCGGAGCCTGCAGGTGACGACAGGGAAGTACACCCGGCGAACCATCATCGAGAGCTGGATGCCGATGAAGCCAGGGGTCGCCTCCTGGTTCGGCTGGGTCGACCTGCAGCATCCGGCACCGGTCGTGAACAAGATGTCGTTCGGCGACGTACCGCCCGGCTACTACTTGACCGGTGAAACACCGCTGAGCGCCGAACAGATCGCTGCGCTGCCTACTGACCCCGCAGTTCTCCGCAAGACGCTCTCGACACCGGGACTGACTGGGGCCAACCAGGACTACTCGGTGTTCTCAGCCGCCGGCCGCCTCCTGTTCGAGATGCCCTCACCCCCGAAGCTCCGCGGCGCCACACTCCGCGTACTGGCCGCCCTCCCCGGCACCCGCATCCGCGCCGGCGTCAAGGACCCGATCGGCCGCACCGGCACCGAGATCAGCATCACGCCGCCGCGCACGACGATGTTGGCCCTGTCGACGACGTACATCATCGACCCGACCAGCGGCCGCCTCCTGAGCTCCACAACCCACGGCCCGAAGACCGGCTCGACCGTCGTCCTCGAATCCGGCTGGACCGACGCCAAGCCCACTCCGCCGTCGACCCACATCCGGTAG
- a CDS encoding family 1 encapsulin nanocompartment shell protein, whose amino-acid sequence MTNNLHRELAPISDAAWGEIEEEARRTFTRDIAGRRVVDLVGPAGPGLSSVGTGHTESVEALGASLGDGVQALRRQSQPIIELRVPFTVTRQAVDDVERGAKDSDWQPVKDAAKRIAYAEDHLVFHGSGPAGILGLAPSSSNDVLTLPGDPKDLPDAVAKALQALRLAGVSGPYSLLLSADVYTAVAETTDHGYPIRDHLSRLVGDGEIIWAPALEGALLVSTRGGDYELHLGQDLSIGYLSHDADNVTLYLQESLTFLALTAESSVVLRP is encoded by the coding sequence ATGACCAACAACCTGCACCGCGAGCTGGCCCCGATCTCGGACGCCGCCTGGGGCGAGATCGAGGAGGAGGCTCGGCGTACGTTCACCCGCGACATCGCCGGCCGCCGCGTCGTCGACCTGGTCGGCCCGGCCGGACCGGGACTGTCCTCGGTCGGTACCGGTCACACGGAGTCCGTCGAGGCCCTGGGGGCGTCTCTGGGTGACGGCGTGCAGGCACTGCGGCGGCAGTCGCAGCCGATCATCGAGCTGCGTGTGCCCTTCACCGTGACCAGGCAGGCGGTCGACGACGTGGAGCGTGGCGCGAAGGACTCCGACTGGCAGCCGGTGAAGGACGCGGCGAAGCGGATCGCGTACGCCGAGGACCACCTGGTCTTCCACGGCTCCGGCCCCGCCGGCATCCTCGGCCTCGCCCCGAGTTCATCGAACGACGTACTGACGCTGCCCGGTGACCCGAAGGACCTTCCGGACGCGGTCGCCAAGGCCCTGCAGGCGCTGCGGCTGGCAGGGGTCAGCGGGCCGTACAGCCTGCTGCTGTCGGCCGATGTGTACACGGCCGTGGCCGAGACCACTGACCACGGTTACCCGATCCGCGACCACCTGTCCCGGCTGGTCGGCGACGGCGAGATCATCTGGGCTCCGGCGCTCGAGGGTGCGTTGCTGGTGTCCACGCGCGGCGGGGACTACGAGCTGCACCTCGGCCAGGACCTCTCCATCGGATACCTGTCCCATGACGCCGACAACGTCACTCTGTACCTGCAGGAGTCCCTGACCTTCCTTGCGCTCACTGCGGAGTCCAGCGTCGTACTGCGTCCCTGA
- a CDS encoding GntR family transcriptional regulator has translation MGEAERVTRQLREEILDGVRAPGDRLVERELASALDVSRVPVREALKALVSEGLVTLRPRSWAVVRTFTDSDIADLIEVRTAFEPLTFRLAAQRRTRDGLERLQATLDEHLAAAKAGNAVLARRKAADFHEQVTELACNELLTEIERPLRSRMRWLLTQHDDLLGVARQHRELCTAIANRDVELAERLAAEHLAHSQQILRDLRS, from the coding sequence GTGGGTGAGGCCGAACGCGTGACGCGGCAGTTGCGCGAGGAGATCCTCGACGGCGTCCGCGCGCCCGGCGACCGGCTCGTCGAGCGTGAGCTCGCGAGCGCGCTCGACGTCAGCCGGGTGCCGGTGCGGGAGGCCCTCAAGGCGCTCGTCAGCGAGGGCCTGGTGACACTGCGGCCGCGGTCGTGGGCGGTGGTGCGGACCTTCACGGACTCCGACATCGCGGATCTGATCGAGGTACGGACGGCTTTCGAGCCGCTGACGTTCCGGCTGGCGGCGCAACGGCGTACCCGCGATGGGCTGGAACGCTTACAGGCAACGCTGGACGAACACCTGGCGGCGGCGAAGGCCGGCAACGCGGTGCTGGCGCGGCGGAAGGCGGCCGACTTCCACGAACAGGTCACCGAACTGGCCTGCAACGAACTGCTGACGGAGATCGAACGCCCACTCCGCAGCCGGATGCGCTGGCTGCTCACCCAGCACGACGACCTCCTCGGCGTCGCCCGGCAACACCGCGAGCTCTGCACAGCCATCGCCAACCGGGATGTCGAACTCGCCGAACGACTGGCCGCCGAACACCTGGCCCACTCCCAGCAAATCCTGCGCGACCTCCGCTCGTAG
- a CDS encoding methylmalonyl-CoA mutase family protein: MTPVTRTGLTRAQSPTLGYMDRPWVMRTYAGHSSAAESNALFRRNLAKGQTGLSVAFDLPTQTGYDADHPLAKGEVGKVGVPVAHLGDVRALFDQIPLAQMNTSMTINATAMWLLALYQVAAQEQGALPDELTGTTQNDIVKEYLSRGTYAFPPDASLRLTTDLIAYTVANMPKWNPINICSYHLQEAGATPVQELAFALSTAIAVLDRVRDGGQVPPERFGDVVQRISFFVNAGVRFIEETCKMRAFVRLWDTLTLERYGVTDAKARRLRYGVQVNSLGLTEAQPENNVQRIVLEMLGVTLSKNARARAVQLPAWNEALGLPRPWDQQWSLRMQQVLAYESDLLEYDDIFDGSHVIEAKVDELVAGAQEEIDRVQAMGGAVAAVESGYLKQALVASHAERRQRIESGEQIVVGVNKFENTEPSPLTADLDTAIQTVDPAAESAALESLRIWRAEREADAVEAALARLRAAAKTTDNLMPVTLECARAGVTTGEWAGVLREMYGEYRAPTGVSGSVGVSGGGAEIAAVREKVGATSAELGGRLRFLVGKPGLDGHSNGAEQVAVRARDVGFEVVYQGIRLTPEQIVAAAVAEDVHCVGLSILSGSHMELVPQVVEGLREAGLEDVPVVVGGIVPEADAAALRAAGVAAIYTPKDYDLTGMMSDVVDVIRQANKL; the protein is encoded by the coding sequence GTGACACCAGTCACGAGGACGGGACTCACAAGGGCACAGAGTCCTACTCTCGGGTACATGGATCGACCCTGGGTGATGCGGACGTACGCGGGCCACTCCTCCGCGGCCGAGTCCAACGCGCTGTTCCGGCGGAACCTGGCGAAGGGGCAGACCGGGCTGTCGGTCGCCTTCGACCTGCCGACGCAGACCGGGTACGACGCGGACCATCCGCTCGCGAAGGGCGAGGTCGGGAAGGTCGGCGTACCGGTCGCGCATCTGGGTGACGTACGCGCGCTGTTCGACCAGATCCCGTTGGCGCAGATGAACACGTCGATGACGATCAACGCGACCGCGATGTGGTTGCTCGCGCTCTACCAGGTCGCCGCGCAGGAGCAGGGCGCGCTGCCGGACGAGCTGACCGGTACGACGCAGAACGACATCGTCAAGGAGTACCTGTCCCGCGGCACGTACGCGTTCCCGCCGGACGCGTCGCTGCGGCTGACCACCGACCTGATCGCGTACACGGTCGCGAACATGCCGAAGTGGAACCCGATCAACATCTGCAGCTACCACCTGCAGGAGGCCGGCGCGACGCCCGTCCAGGAGCTCGCGTTCGCATTGTCGACCGCGATCGCGGTGCTGGACCGGGTCCGCGACGGCGGGCAGGTACCGCCGGAGCGGTTCGGGGACGTCGTCCAGCGGATCTCGTTCTTCGTGAACGCGGGCGTGCGGTTCATCGAGGAGACGTGCAAGATGCGCGCGTTCGTCCGCCTCTGGGACACGCTGACGCTGGAGCGGTACGGCGTCACCGATGCGAAGGCGCGCCGCCTGCGGTACGGCGTCCAGGTGAACTCGCTCGGGCTGACCGAGGCGCAGCCGGAGAACAACGTGCAGCGGATCGTGCTGGAGATGCTCGGCGTGACGCTGTCGAAGAACGCGCGGGCGCGCGCGGTCCAGCTGCCGGCCTGGAACGAGGCGCTCGGGCTGCCGCGGCCCTGGGACCAGCAGTGGTCGTTGCGGATGCAGCAGGTTCTTGCCTACGAGTCCGACCTGCTGGAGTACGACGACATCTTCGACGGGTCGCACGTGATCGAGGCGAAGGTCGACGAACTGGTCGCGGGCGCGCAGGAGGAGATCGACCGGGTCCAGGCGATGGGCGGGGCGGTCGCCGCGGTCGAGAGCGGATACCTGAAGCAGGCGCTGGTCGCCTCGCACGCCGAACGCAGGCAGCGGATCGAGTCCGGCGAGCAGATCGTCGTCGGCGTGAACAAGTTCGAGAACACCGAGCCGTCGCCGCTGACCGCCGACCTGGACACCGCGATCCAGACCGTCGACCCGGCCGCCGAGTCGGCCGCGCTCGAGTCGCTGCGGATATGGCGTGCCGAGCGGGAAGCGGACGCGGTCGAGGCCGCGCTGGCCAGGCTGCGGGCGGCCGCGAAGACGACCGACAACCTGATGCCGGTCACGCTCGAATGCGCCCGCGCCGGTGTGACGACGGGGGAGTGGGCCGGCGTACTGCGGGAGATGTACGGCGAGTACCGCGCACCGACAGGCGTCTCCGGATCAGTCGGGGTGTCCGGTGGTGGCGCCGAGATCGCCGCGGTCCGGGAGAAGGTCGGCGCGACGTCGGCCGAGCTGGGCGGACGACTTCGGTTCCTGGTCGGCAAGCCCGGTCTGGACGGGCACTCGAACGGCGCCGAGCAGGTCGCGGTCCGCGCGCGCGACGTCGGCTTCGAGGTCGTCTACCAGGGCATCCGCCTGACCCCCGAGCAGATCGTCGCCGCCGCGGTCGCCGAGGACGTGCACTGCGTCGGCCTGTCGATCCTGTCCGGCTCGCACATGGAACTGGTCCCGCAGGTGGTCGAGGGGCTCCGCGAAGCCGGCCTCGAAGACGTCCCGGTCGTCGTCGGCGGCATCGTCCCCGAAGCCGACGCCGCCGCCCTGCGCGCTGCCGGCGTGGCCGCGATCTACACACCGAAGGACTACGACCTGACCGGCATGATGTCCGACGTGGTGGACGTGATCCGCCAGGCCAACAAGTTGTAG
- a CDS encoding DUF488 domain-containing protein, translating to MTVRVRRIYEAVEPDDGVRVLVDRLWPRGVSKARAQLDDWCKDVAPSTELREWYGHDPERYDEFARRYELELKEPAQTAAFARLREFAGGRLTLLTATKELEISQAAVLAELLQKK from the coding sequence GTGACAGTGCGAGTGCGGCGCATCTACGAGGCTGTGGAGCCTGACGACGGGGTCCGAGTGCTGGTGGACCGGCTGTGGCCACGCGGTGTCAGCAAGGCACGGGCTCAGCTGGACGACTGGTGCAAGGACGTGGCGCCGTCCACCGAGCTGCGAGAGTGGTACGGGCATGACCCTGAGCGGTACGACGAGTTCGCACGGCGGTACGAGCTCGAGCTGAAGGAGCCTGCGCAGACTGCTGCGTTCGCCCGGTTGAGGGAGTTTGCGGGTGGCCGGCTGACGTTGCTGACGGCGACCAAGGAGCTGGAGATCAGTCAGGCGGCTGTTCTGGCCGAGCTACTTCAGAAGAAGTGA
- a CDS encoding aldo/keto reductase produces the protein MTTRTLSNGTELPQLGLGVWQVQEGVETERAVTWALEAGYRLIDTAQAYGNEASVGKAIRESGIPREEIFLTTKFYPGGKDARVEAEKSLERLGTDYLDLYLIHWPQGGPTWAWPGMEAAVDAGLTKGIGISNFSATELAELGKVARIQPVVNQVQFSPFEYRAGLVDACEAAGVVVQAYSPLGTGRHLDEPVVTRFAEETGHTPAQVLIRWAIQKGLSVIPKSIHQDRIVENFDVFGFELDEGAMAGLDGLDTTGGTADALSASGKWWS, from the coding sequence ATGACCACGCGCACGCTTTCGAATGGAACCGAACTGCCGCAGTTGGGCCTGGGCGTCTGGCAGGTCCAGGAGGGTGTGGAGACCGAGCGGGCGGTGACCTGGGCGCTCGAGGCCGGGTACCGGCTGATCGACACCGCGCAGGCGTACGGCAACGAAGCCAGTGTCGGGAAGGCGATCCGGGAGAGCGGGATCCCGCGCGAGGAGATCTTCCTGACCACGAAGTTCTACCCGGGCGGCAAGGACGCCCGGGTCGAGGCCGAGAAGAGCCTCGAGCGGCTCGGCACCGACTACCTCGACCTGTACCTGATCCACTGGCCGCAGGGCGGCCCGACCTGGGCCTGGCCGGGGATGGAGGCCGCGGTCGACGCCGGGCTCACCAAGGGCATCGGCATCTCGAACTTCAGCGCCACCGAGCTCGCCGAGCTGGGCAAGGTCGCCCGGATCCAGCCGGTCGTCAACCAGGTCCAGTTCAGCCCGTTCGAGTACCGCGCCGGGCTCGTCGACGCCTGCGAGGCGGCCGGCGTCGTCGTCCAGGCGTACAGCCCGCTCGGCACCGGCCGGCACCTGGACGAGCCGGTGGTCACCCGGTTCGCCGAGGAGACCGGGCACACGCCGGCGCAGGTGCTGATCCGCTGGGCGATCCAGAAGGGCCTGTCGGTGATCCCGAAGTCGATCCACCAGGACCGGATCGTGGAGAACTTCGACGTCTTCGGCTTCGAGTTGGACGAGGGCGCGATGGCCGGCCTGGACGGCCTCGACACCACCGGAGGGACCGCGGACGCGCTGTCGGCGAGCGGCAAGTGGTGGTCGTAA
- a CDS encoding STAS domain-containing protein, with protein MTDAVTRPMNSGAAGRAEGPDMLELADNPDNPGNTENPDTTGDPDNVVHLTGILDVRSVGDVRQTLNHLIDTSVGDVIVDLEEVDAVDATGLGLLVATHRRTQLLGRQLVLWHPMPSVIRILAVTRLHRVLNVERTPLPISA; from the coding sequence ATGACAGACGCTGTCACGCGGCCGATGAACTCGGGGGCCGCCGGAAGAGCGGAGGGCCCGGACATGCTCGAGCTTGCTGACAACCCTGACAACCCTGGAAACACTGAAAACCCTGACACAACAGGCGACCCCGACAACGTGGTACACCTGACCGGCATCCTGGACGTCCGATCTGTGGGTGACGTCCGTCAAACCCTCAACCACCTGATCGACACCTCCGTCGGCGACGTGATCGTCGACCTCGAGGAGGTCGACGCGGTCGACGCCACCGGCCTCGGCCTGCTGGTCGCCACCCACCGCCGCACCCAGCTCCTCGGCCGCCAGTTGGTCCTCTGGCACCCGATGCCCTCGGTGATCAGAATCCTCGCCGTCACCCGCCTGCACCGCGTCCTGAACGTCGAGCGAACACCCCTCCCGATCAGCGCCTGA
- a CDS encoding amidohydrolase: protein MTSVLLADVRPWGGDAVDVTIVDGLISELSPAGSGGAADERIDGRGLLALPGFVNAHAHVDKSWWGQKWVSYGGEPTTQGRIAHERAERDKYGIPSVDSTKAVLREFVRHGTTATRTHVDVDLGVGLRGIAGVLEAADDLNGAVEIELVAFPQDGVLRRPGVLELLDKAAAEGATSIGGLDPATIDRDPVGQLDALFEIATRRDVGLDLHLHDHGDLGAFQYELIAERTIQAGLQGKVNVSHGFALGELPSARRADLVQLLGEAGISWTTVAPPASAPLPFREMRAAGVPIGLGTDGIRDLWSPYGDGDLLQVARGFARLHGLRTDEDLTYAVELATTYGAPFVHRENHGLTVGARADIVLLDAENAPDVLVRAPRREVVIAAGQVVVRDGELQV, encoded by the coding sequence ATGACCTCTGTGCTGCTTGCCGACGTGCGCCCGTGGGGTGGGGATGCGGTCGACGTGACCATCGTCGACGGTCTCATCTCGGAGCTGTCCCCCGCCGGGAGCGGCGGTGCGGCCGATGAGCGCATCGATGGGCGTGGCCTGCTCGCGCTGCCGGGGTTCGTGAACGCGCACGCGCATGTAGACAAGAGCTGGTGGGGCCAGAAATGGGTCTCCTACGGCGGCGAGCCGACCACCCAGGGCCGGATCGCGCACGAGCGGGCTGAGCGGGACAAGTACGGGATCCCGAGCGTGGACAGTACGAAGGCGGTACTGCGGGAGTTCGTCCGGCACGGCACGACGGCCACCCGGACGCATGTCGACGTCGACCTCGGCGTCGGGCTGCGCGGGATCGCCGGCGTGCTCGAGGCAGCCGACGACCTGAACGGTGCGGTCGAGATCGAGCTGGTCGCGTTCCCGCAGGACGGCGTACTGCGGCGTCCCGGCGTACTCGAGCTGCTCGACAAGGCGGCGGCCGAAGGGGCGACCAGTATCGGCGGCCTCGACCCGGCGACGATCGACCGCGACCCGGTCGGCCAGCTGGACGCGCTGTTCGAGATCGCGACCCGGCGCGACGTCGGGCTCGACCTGCACCTGCACGACCACGGCGACCTCGGCGCGTTCCAGTACGAGCTGATCGCCGAACGCACGATCCAGGCCGGCCTGCAGGGCAAGGTGAACGTCTCTCACGGGTTCGCGCTCGGCGAGCTGCCCTCGGCGCGACGCGCCGACCTGGTCCAGCTGCTCGGCGAGGCCGGGATCTCCTGGACCACTGTCGCCCCGCCGGCGTCGGCGCCGCTGCCGTTCCGCGAGATGCGCGCCGCGGGCGTGCCGATCGGCCTCGGTACGGACGGCATCCGCGACCTGTGGTCGCCGTACGGTGATGGTGACCTGTTGCAGGTCGCCCGCGGATTCGCCCGGCTGCACGGACTGCGCACCGACGAGGACCTGACGTATGCGGTCGAGCTCGCGACGACGTACGGCGCTCCCTTCGTCCACCGGGAGAACCACGGCCTGACCGTCGGAGCCCGCGCCGACATCGTGCTGCTCGACGCGGAGAACGCGCCGGACGTACTGGTGCGCGCCCCGCGCCGTGAAGTCGTGATCGCCGCTGGACAGGTCGTGGTCCGCGACGGCGAACTCCAGGTGTGA